The Candidatus Binatia bacterium genome segment CACGGCGGCGCGGTTCAAGGGAACCCTTTTCATTCCCTTGTAGGAATCGCATGGGTGCCGGGCTGGCGTCAAGACATATTTCGTTGCACAATAATAACTTATACTTTTGGGTGACGGGGGCACGTCCCATGCTGCCTGCCGCCGGATGACGTGTTTCTACCTCGTTCGCCATGCCTCCCACGACCTGCTCGGCCGCGTCCTCGCGGGCCGCATGCCGGGCGTGCACCTGAACGCGCGCGGCCGCCAGGAGACCGACTGGCTGCGGGAGCGGTTCCGTTCCGTGCCGGTGGACGCGATCGTCACGAGTCCGCTCGAGCGGAGCCTCGAGACGGCGGACCCGATCGCGAGCGCGCTCGGACTCGTCCCGCAGATCGAGCCCGCCCTCCTCGAGATGGCGTTCGGCGAGTGGACCGGACGCTCCTTCGAAGAGCTCGAGAAGGTTCCCGGCTGGCGCGCCTTCAACACTTGCCGCAGCGTGACGCCGGTTCCCGGCGGTGAAACGATGCTCCAGACGCAGGTGCGGGCGGTGGCCGCCCTGGAGCGCCTGCGCGAGCGCCACGCCGACGGGAACGTCCTGGTGGTGAGCCACGGCGACGTGTTTCGCGCGGTGGTCGCACACTACCTGGGACTCTGCCTCGACCTGCTCCAGCGCTTCATGATCGAGCCCGCGTCGATCACCACGCTCCACGTCGCCGGTCACGGCGCCACGCTGGTCCGCCTGAACGACTCCCCTCCGGCCTTCGAAGCCCGCGAGGATTCGCCTTCCCGAAACGGAAGCGCGGCGCCCGCGGAGCGCCCCGCCGTCGCGCGATGATCGTCTACGGAGATCCCGCGCGCCGCGAGCCGCTCGAACGCTGTGTCGAGACGCTGAACCTCATGCTCGAGCAGGCCGAATCCGCGGACCTGCGGCCGGCGCGGGTGCGGGGGCTGGTCGAGCGCGCGGGCGAGCTGGAGCAGGCGCTCTTCGACGCCCCCGACGCGCTCGGAACGGAATCCGCGCGAGCGCGCGGTCTGGCGGCCGCCCGGCGCGTGACGACCCTGGCGGCGGAGGCCTTCGACCGCTCCTGCTCCGGCCGGGCCGCCGAAGCGCGCCGGGAGATCGGCGCCTCGCACCGCGCCCTCGCGCCCCTGCGCCGACGCGGCGGAACGCTCGTCGTGAAGGTGCCGGAGGGGTTCGCGT includes the following:
- a CDS encoding histidine phosphatase family protein — translated: MTCFYLVRHASHDLLGRVLAGRMPGVHLNARGRQETDWLRERFRSVPVDAIVTSPLERSLETADPIASALGLVPQIEPALLEMAFGEWTGRSFEELEKVPGWRAFNTCRSVTPVPGGETMLQTQVRAVAALERLRERHADGNVLVVSHGDVFRAVVAHYLGLCLDLLQRFMIEPASITTLHVAGHGATLVRLNDSPPAFEAREDSPSRNGSAAPAERPAVAR